Within the Glycine soja cultivar W05 chromosome 3, ASM419377v2, whole genome shotgun sequence genome, the region CTCCTATGTTTTTCAGTGAGTGAAGCCACCACTTGCATAAGCTTCtctcactttttttaatattatacatTACATTACATAGATTTGATTTTGTTGCTGtagctttcattttttttttaccatcattCTGTCAAAACcagtttttccttctttgtttttcaattattaattaatgtgtaTTTGATACAACAGTGTTGTTTCTATTATGAGGGATGTGCTGCAGGTCCCACAAAGAGCTAGTAATGTTTCAGACATGcttattctttgtttttaattttcattgaatttatttttttcaactttcttTGCAGTTCTTGTTTCGTGGTTCTGACTTACATAGGCTCCTCACTGGGGCATGAGTGAGTGAACTTTGGATAAGTTTTTTGTGTGAAGAATTTGTATAATAAGTATTTGAGCTTTGCCATGTcagcttttgatttttgatgtTGTGGTGTGGCAGTTGAAGTCATACTGAAAAAAGGTAACTCTTTTGCAGTGGCAGGCATGGCAAGAGGAAGAGCAGATGTGAAATCTAGAAAAAATTTGGTCACTACAACTGTGTTGGTTTTGGTGACTGTTGGTGGTTTTTTCTACTTCTATTCTCAGAATAGTGATTCATCATCTTCTGTTGAGTATGGTGCTAAATCTTTGAGCCACACTGGTTTGGGAGGGGACAAAGATGATGGTGTATCTTCCTCCACACTTGTTGGAGGAGAAGTCATTGCTGTACCAAAGAGCATTCCAGTGAGTTAAATTAAGATTTTGAACTGAACAAGTTTTATGTTAGTTTCTAGTTTCTACTACTATGACACCCTTCAACTTGTTTAAACtcttcttttaacttttttaaggtCTGTGATGATCGATTATCCGAGCTGATTCCTTGTCTGGACAGAAACCTCATATACCAAACAAGATTGAAGCTTGATTTATCTTTGATGGAGCACTATGAGAGACACTGCCCAACACCTGATAGGAGATTCAACTGTTTAATTCCTCCTCCTCCAGGGTACAAGGTGAAATTTCACTCTCCAGGGATTGCTTAGTATTAGATGGAACTAAGATAGTTCATAGTGTAtggaaaattttcttttgcttaAGTATTTAGTTTGTTGTGTTGTTCTTGATAATATAGGTTCCAGTCAAGTGGCCCAAAAGCAGAGACCAGGTGTGGAAGGCAAATATACCTCATACCCATCTTGCAACTGAAAAATCTGACCAGAACTGGATGGTTGTGAAAGGCGAAACAATAGTGTTTCCTGGTGGAGGAACCCACTTCCATAATGGTGCTGATAAATACATTGCTTCAATTGCTAATGTAAGATTCAATTGCTAATGTAATGCTTCAATTGTTCTAGATCTCTTAATTTTCTGTCAAAATTAGTCTTAGtccctatattttaaaaataatgattgaaTTTCGTCTTTCTTTATGGAACTTGGGATACTAAGGTGAAGGACGAAATTcaccaattataaaaaaaaatagagtgatcaaaatcatcatttatcaaaataatttttcctgAAAATTAAGGAACTTAAAAGGCTACAACACATTTTACCCATAAAATCATCACCAAAACTTAAGTTTCTCACCTAATTgagagtattttaattttaacactATATTCCTTCACAATTGCTCTTTCAGATGCTTAATTTTCCAAACAACAATATAAACAATGGGGGAAGAGTCAGGTCTGTTCTTGATGTTGGCTGTGGGGTTGCTAGCTTTGGAGGATACCTCCTTTCCTCCAATGTGATAGCAATGTCATTGGCACCAAATGATgttcatcaaaatcaaatccaGTTTGCCTTAGAGAGGGGAATTCCAGCATATCTTGGTGTCTTGGGGACCCAAAGACTCCCTTATCCGAGTAGATCATTTGAACTTGCTCATTGTTCGCGCTGTAGAATTGATTGGCTCCAGAGAGATGGTTTACTTCTCCTTGAGCTGGATAGGTTACTGAGGCCAGGAGGTTATTTCGCGTACTCGTCTCCCGAAGCCTATGCACAGGATGAAGAGGATAGGAGGATATGGAGAGAAATGAGTGCTCTTGTGGAGAGGATGTGTTGGAAAATAGCTGCTAAGAAGGATCAGACTGTTATTTGGGTCAAGCCTCTCACTAATAGCTGCTACTTAAAGAGATTGCCTGGTACTAAGCCTCCACTCTGCAGATCTGATGATGATCCTGATGCTGTTTTGGGAGTTAAAATGAAAGCTTGCATTTCACGTTATTCAGATCGTGAGTGATATTTtctctatttcatttttttaattgctaGATCATGACATATAGTGCTGAAGAAAATGTTCTTAGATCATCAAGAGTAATAATATTCTTCCCAATGGGAATTGTCCACCCAGACATAGTTAATGATATGTATGAATATGTTTAACTTTGGCTCACAAGTGGTAGTTAAGAGTAAATGAACGTGATTGTATATAAGAACTCCGTCATGATTATGCAGTTTAGAATAGTTTACCTTATGAAATTGCTTTTGTTATGACCATTGTAGATAGGTCCATGTTCTATCTGATATGATATATATGACGATACTACTGCATTTTTTGCATGTTGCACTAGCAATTGCTGTATTAGTTAACAACTCTTGTATGTAATAATCATATATTCTGCTGTTCTGTGCAGAAATGCACAAAGCAAAAGGAAGTGGTTTGGCTCCTTGGCCTGCTCGATTGACTACTCCACCTCCTCGTCTGGCAGAAATTCACTATTCTACTGAAATGTTTGAGAAGGACATGGTAATTAAATTCTATCTTGTTCACCATTCCTAATACCTTCTTCATTCATCAGAAGAAAGTAGCAACATAAGCCTGCTACTACTAACTGTAACAACAGAAGaataatatgaaagaaaataCAAGGACAAGAGCAATGGTGCTTGAAACCCTGCAGCATTAGTCAACTGATTAGCATAAACAAAGATAACTGAGATCACATGATTACTAGACTATATTTGAGTTATTTCTGCAATGAGTACCTAATTAATTGCCTATTAAAAGACAATCTAAATGTGACACCATATGAACAATTCTTTATATCCATTGAATTTGTggaaaattttatgattttattttccaattCTAAGATGATCTTGGACACAAAATGAATGAGCTTTAAATGAAGCAAATATTT harbors:
- the LOC114406935 gene encoding probable methyltransferase PMT3 isoform X1 codes for the protein MFFPLRPHTLIHLLLLTPMFFMAGMARGRADVKSRKNLVTTTVLVLVTVGGFFYFYSQNSDSSSSVEYGAKSLSHTGLGGDKDDGVSSSTLVGGEVIAVPKSIPVCDDRLSELIPCLDRNLIYQTRLKLDLSLMEHYERHCPTPDRRFNCLIPPPPGYKVPVKWPKSRDQVWKANIPHTHLATEKSDQNWMVVKGETIVFPGGGTHFHNGADKYIASIANMLNFPNNNINNGGRVRSVLDVGCGVASFGGYLLSSNVIAMSLAPNDVHQNQIQFALERGIPAYLGVLGTQRLPYPSRSFELAHCSRCRIDWLQRDGLLLLELDRLLRPGGYFAYSSPEAYAQDEEDRRIWREMSALVERMCWKIAAKKDQTVIWVKPLTNSCYLKRLPGTKPPLCRSDDDPDAVLGVKMKACISRYSDQMHKAKGSGLAPWPARLTTPPPRLAEIHYSTEMFEKDMGVWKQRVHNYWSKLASKIKPDTIRNVMDMKANLGSFAAALKDKDVWVMNVVPENEQKNLKIIYDRGLIGTVHNWCEAFSTYPRTYDLLHAWTVFSDIIKKECSPEDLLIEIDRILRPKGFIIIHDKRSMVEYIKKYLSALHWNAVTIYDVDQGKDDEVVLIIQKKMWLTSESIKVSE
- the LOC114406935 gene encoding probable methyltransferase PMT3 isoform X2, which gives rise to MRDVLQVPQRAMAGMARGRADVKSRKNLVTTTVLVLVTVGGFFYFYSQNSDSSSSVEYGAKSLSHTGLGGDKDDGVSSSTLVGGEVIAVPKSIPVCDDRLSELIPCLDRNLIYQTRLKLDLSLMEHYERHCPTPDRRFNCLIPPPPGYKVPVKWPKSRDQVWKANIPHTHLATEKSDQNWMVVKGETIVFPGGGTHFHNGADKYIASIANMLNFPNNNINNGGRVRSVLDVGCGVASFGGYLLSSNVIAMSLAPNDVHQNQIQFALERGIPAYLGVLGTQRLPYPSRSFELAHCSRCRIDWLQRDGLLLLELDRLLRPGGYFAYSSPEAYAQDEEDRRIWREMSALVERMCWKIAAKKDQTVIWVKPLTNSCYLKRLPGTKPPLCRSDDDPDAVLGVKMKACISRYSDQMHKAKGSGLAPWPARLTTPPPRLAEIHYSTEMFEKDMGVWKQRVHNYWSKLASKIKPDTIRNVMDMKANLGSFAAALKDKDVWVMNVVPENEQKNLKIIYDRGLIGTVHNWCEAFSTYPRTYDLLHAWTVFSDIIKKECSPEDLLIEIDRILRPKGFIIIHDKRSMVEYIKKYLSALHWNAVTIYDVDQGKDDEVVLIIQKKMWLTSESIKVSE
- the LOC114406935 gene encoding probable methyltransferase PMT3 isoform X3, which produces MMAGMARGRADVKSRKNLVTTTVLVLVTVGGFFYFYSQNSDSSSSVEYGAKSLSHTGLGGDKDDGVSSSTLVGGEVIAVPKSIPVCDDRLSELIPCLDRNLIYQTRLKLDLSLMEHYERHCPTPDRRFNCLIPPPPGYKVPVKWPKSRDQVWKANIPHTHLATEKSDQNWMVVKGETIVFPGGGTHFHNGADKYIASIANMLNFPNNNINNGGRVRSVLDVGCGVASFGGYLLSSNVIAMSLAPNDVHQNQIQFALERGIPAYLGVLGTQRLPYPSRSFELAHCSRCRIDWLQRDGLLLLELDRLLRPGGYFAYSSPEAYAQDEEDRRIWREMSALVERMCWKIAAKKDQTVIWVKPLTNSCYLKRLPGTKPPLCRSDDDPDAVLGVKMKACISRYSDQMHKAKGSGLAPWPARLTTPPPRLAEIHYSTEMFEKDMGVWKQRVHNYWSKLASKIKPDTIRNVMDMKANLGSFAAALKDKDVWVMNVVPENEQKNLKIIYDRGLIGTVHNWCEAFSTYPRTYDLLHAWTVFSDIIKKECSPEDLLIEIDRILRPKGFIIIHDKRSMVEYIKKYLSALHWNAVTIYDVDQGKDDEVVLIIQKKMWLTSESIKVSE
- the LOC114406935 gene encoding probable methyltransferase PMT3 isoform X4, whose product is MAGMARGRADVKSRKNLVTTTVLVLVTVGGFFYFYSQNSDSSSSVEYGAKSLSHTGLGGDKDDGVSSSTLVGGEVIAVPKSIPVCDDRLSELIPCLDRNLIYQTRLKLDLSLMEHYERHCPTPDRRFNCLIPPPPGYKVPVKWPKSRDQVWKANIPHTHLATEKSDQNWMVVKGETIVFPGGGTHFHNGADKYIASIANMLNFPNNNINNGGRVRSVLDVGCGVASFGGYLLSSNVIAMSLAPNDVHQNQIQFALERGIPAYLGVLGTQRLPYPSRSFELAHCSRCRIDWLQRDGLLLLELDRLLRPGGYFAYSSPEAYAQDEEDRRIWREMSALVERMCWKIAAKKDQTVIWVKPLTNSCYLKRLPGTKPPLCRSDDDPDAVLGVKMKACISRYSDQMHKAKGSGLAPWPARLTTPPPRLAEIHYSTEMFEKDMGVWKQRVHNYWSKLASKIKPDTIRNVMDMKANLGSFAAALKDKDVWVMNVVPENEQKNLKIIYDRGLIGTVHNWCEAFSTYPRTYDLLHAWTVFSDIIKKECSPEDLLIEIDRILRPKGFIIIHDKRSMVEYIKKYLSALHWNAVTIYDVDQGKDDEVVLIIQKKMWLTSESIKVSE